In the Colius striatus isolate bColStr4 chromosome W, bColStr4.1.hap1, whole genome shotgun sequence genome, one interval contains:
- the LOC104552731 gene encoding solute carrier family 35 member B1-like produces MRQPAPPSAAPRDVVLEVPPALSGCAAAMGVGDSGSVLPERLRLPVCFLGVFACYFYYGILQESITRGRYGEGAKQEKFRYALTLVFIQCMINAAFAKLLIQVFDAVKVDRTRSWLYATCSLSYLGAMVSSNSALQFVSYPTQVLGKSCKPIPVMLLGVTLLRKKYPPAKYLCVLLIVVGVALFLYKPKKVVGSDDHVFGYGELLLLVSLTLDGLTGVSQDHIRAHYQTGSNHMMLNVNLWSTLFLGAGILFTGELWEFLSFIERYPGIIYNILLFGLTSALGQSFIFTTVVYFGPLTCSIITTTRKFFTILASVVLFANPISSMQWMGTVLVFLGLGLDAKFGKGVKKTSH; encoded by the exons ATGAGGCAGCCCGCTCCGCCATCGGCCGCGCCGCGGGATGTGGTGCTGGAGGTGCCGCCGGCGCTGAGTGGCTGTGCCGCCGCGATGGGAGTGGGCGACAGCGGTTCCGTGCTGCCCGAGCGTCTCCGCCTGCCCGTCTGCTTCCTCGGCGTCTTCGCCTGCTACTTTTACTACGGCATACTGCAGGAGAGCAT CACGCGGGGACGGTACGGGGAAGGCGCGAAGCAGGAGAAGTTCAGGTACGCCCTGACCCTCGTCTTCATCCAGTGCATGATCAACGCCGCCTTCGCCAAGCTCC TAATCCAGGTTTTTGATGCAGTCAAAGTGGATCGGACGCGGAGCTGGCTCTACGCCACCTGCTCCCTCTCCTACCTGGGTGCCATGGTCTCCAGCAACTCGGCGCTGCAGTTTGTCAGTTACCCGACGCAG GTCCTTGGCAAATCTTGTAAACCCATTCCAG TCATGCTTTTAGGAGTGACTCTGCTGCGGAAGAAGTACCCGCCAGCCAAGTATCTCTGCGTCCTCTTGATAGTGGTAGGCGTGGCCCTGTTTTTGTACAAGCCGAAGAAGGTAGTGGGGAGTGATGACCATGTCTTCGGCTACGGGGAGCTGCTCCTG CTGGTGTCATTGACCTTGGATGGGCTGACTGGAGTCTCCCAGGACCACATAAGAGCTCACTACCAAACGGGCTCGAACCACATGATGCTGAATGTTAATCTGTGGTCCACCTTGTTCCTGGGGGCTG GGATACTGTTCACTGGCGAGCTCTGGGAGTTCCTGAGTTTCATAGAACGCTACCCTGGGATCATTTACAACATCCTGCTGTTTGGCCTGACGAGTGCACTGGGGCAG AGTTTCATTTTCACGACTGTGGTGTACTTCGGCCCTCTGACCTGTTCCATCATCACCACAACCCGCAAGTTCTTCACTATCTTGGCCTCCGTTGTTCTGTTTGCCAATCCCATCAGCAGCATGCAGTGGATGGGGACAGTCCTGGTGTTCCTGG GCCTTGGACTTGATGCCAAATTTGGAAAGGGGGTAAAGAAGACATCGCATTGA